A window of Clostridium novyi genomic DNA:
ATAGAATTAATTCTAAATTATTAGAAATAATAGATGATATAACAGATGCATATGGAATAAAAATTTTATCAGTAGAAATAAAAAATATAATTCCACCTGGAGAAATTCAATCAGCAATGGAAAAACAAATGAGAGCTGAAAGAGATAAAAGAGCTGCAATATTACAAGCTGAAGGTCTAAAACAAAGTGAAATTGCAAGGGCGGAAGGTGAGAAACAGTCAAAAATACTTCAAGCAGAAGCTGAAAAAGAAGCAAATATAAGACATGCTGAAGGATTAAGAGAATCTCAACTTTTAGAAGCAGAAGGTAAAGCAAAAGCAATAGAAATTGTTGCTAAAGCTGAAGCTGATGCCATAGACAAAGTTAATAAAGCTATAATAGCGTCAGGAACAAATGAAGTTGTAATAGCGTTAAAACAAGTAGAAGCTTTAAAAGAAATGGCTAATAATCCAGCAAATAAGCTTATTTTACCTAATGAAACATTATCTTCATTAGGAAGCATAGCGGCTATTGGTGAATTATTAAATAAACAAAATAAATAAGATTAAAATCTCTTGTAGATATATGGCAAGAGATTTTGTTTTATAACATTATTTACAAAATTTATTTTAAAGATAAATGATTATAAATTGGAAAGAAAAATACAGAGAATATAAAACAAAAATAATTATAATGAGTAATCCTCATAAGTATCTTTACAATATAATAAGATGCTTATGAGGATTTTTTACAAAAAAACAATAAAAATATATAAATTTCATATAAAGTTTTAGAAAAATAAAGAGGTTATTGAAACTTATACCAAATAAATATATAATGTTTAACTGGACAAAAAAAGAAATATGTGAATAAAAATACATTTTATAAAAGGGAGAGGTTAGTATGTTTACTAATGTGCATATGGTAGGAGTTGGAAGTTATCATCCTAAAAAAGTAGTAGAAAATAATCATTTTATAGAACATTTTAAAGAATTTAATTTACACAATAAAGCTGAAACACTTATGAATAAATTAGGAAGAAAAAAATTAACGTTAGCAAAGCATAATGAAAATGGAATAACAATGTCTATTTCAGCAGCAAAAGATGCTTTAAAAAAAGCAAATTTGTCTGTAGAAGATATAGATATGATTATATCAGCTAGCGATACACCGGAATATTTAACACCATGTTGTGCACTTATAATTAGAAATAAATTAGGTGCTAAAAATGCTAAAACAGTATTTGATGTGAATTGCGATTGTATAGGAATGTTACATGCTATAGATATAGCTAGTAAATTTTTAAAAACGGATAAAAATTATAAAAGAGCTCTTGTAGTGGGGTCATTATTAATTAGTCCTTTTGCTCGTGAAGATGACATAATAGTATACTCTACCATTGGCGATGGTTCTGCAGCTATGATACTTGAAGTGAGAGAAGAACAAGAAAAACGTGGATTTTTAGGTTCTATAGCATTTACTGATGATAGCTATAATGAAACAATAAGATTTCCCGCATGTGGATTATCAAATATAATTAATGAAAATATAAATGAATATGAAAGAAAAATGTCTTGGAAGCCATTTTCAGTAGATTTCCTTTCCGAAAATTGGACAAAGCTTATAAAAGATTTATTAAAAGAGCATGATTTGAAACCTGAAAATGTAGAACATTATTTTATGTCACAATTTTCTAAAGAAGAAGTAATAAATACAATGAATAATTTAAATGTTAAACAGGATAGAGCAATTTTCATAGCAGATAAATATGGATATACTGGACCTACAAGTCCTGTAATGGCATTGGATGATAAACTACAGGAAAAATCATTTATAAAAGGAGATTTATGTGTATTTTGTTCTGTAGCTGGAGGATATAGTATGTCTGCATTACTTTATAGATGGTAAAAATTTAGTTTGTAAAATTAGTGGTGCATCATATTATAAGGAGGAAAAGTTATGGAAAGTGAAAAAACTATTGTTGAAATGTATCAGAGTAAAACATTAAAATTTGTTATTGCAATATATTGTATAAGCATTTTATGTGCCATAGTAATTTTCTTTACAGCTAAATCAATGAATGCTTATGATACTATGACATGGAGTAGTGTATTTAAATTTAGTATAGTAGCTATATTAGAAATAATTATTTTGATAACATCATATAAAAGAGTTTTAGTAAATAATAAAATAATAAAAAGTAATTTTAAAACAATGAAGGGAATAATACTTGTACTTACATATATAAATTATTTATGTATGAATTTTATGATACCAACTAAAGAATTTCAATTATCTGTGTTTTATTTTATAATAATAGGATCATTGTTTTTAGACATTAATATGACCCTTATATCAATAGGGTTAAGTATTGTATGTCAAATAGTTTTGTTTATTGGTAAACCAGATATTTTACCTAATAAAGAACAACTTATACCAGAGTTGACTATGAGAATAATATCCATTGGACTTTCAACTGCAGGAATTTTTATGATAACATACTTTGCATCAAATTTATTAAATGGAGTAGAGAAAAATGAAATAAAATTAATAGAAAAAAATAATAAGATAGAAAAAATGTTTATAAGTATTAAGGAATTTGTAAATATTTTAAATAGTTCAGGACAAGCATTATCTGAAATAGTAGAAGAAGAGTCAGTATCGATTCAAGAAGTTTTAAATTCATGTGAGGAAATGGAAGAAGATTCGGAGAAAATATTAAAAGATGCTAATAACAATAAACAAGTATTAAGTGTATTAATGAAAAATAGTGAAATTGTATCTAATAAAATTGAAGATACGGAAACATCAGCAAAGGAATTGGTTAATGTTTCTAGTGAAAATCAAGAATCCTTAAATGAAATATTAAAAATAACAAGTGATATTAAAGAAGGTATATTAGAAACACTAAATGCTACCAAATTATTGCAAATAAAGTCAGAAGAAATGGATAAAATATTAGTTATAATATCTAATATTTCAAAACAAACAAGTTTATTATCATTAAATGCATCAATTGAAGCTGCAAGAGCAGGAGAAGCTGGAAAAGGATTTGCTGTAGTAGCAGAAGAGGTTAGAAAGCTTTCAGAAAGTACTAATGATTCCTTGAACAATATATCTAATATTACAAAAGAATTTAAGGAAAGAATAATTGAAGTAGAAGATTTAATGAAAAAAAATAATGAGAAAATGATAAATGGAGATAATATATTAGTTCAGATAGTCAATAATCTGAAAAGTATTATGAACAAGTTAAATAATTCTGGTAAAAATATTAGTGGAGTAAACGAATTTATGAATGATTTCTTAGAACAAACAGAAATTATTGCTAATTCAAATGAAGAAATATTTAAGTCTATAGATTCATTAGTAGAAAAGTTTAAAGTAGTTAAGGAAGCTGTTGAACATAATACAAGTTCCAGCGAAGAGATAAGTTCTAATGTAGATGAGCTTAGAAATCTATCAAATAATATGATGAAAATTGTAAATTAGAATAATATATAAATTTATATGAAAATAACATATTTTTAGAAAATTTTTGATAATTTAATAAATAAACGTGCATTTATTTGAAAAAAAATCAATGGTACTATATAAACTTTAATAATTATATGATATTATATATTCAATTAAGAAATTTCTAGGAGGTTTGTTTCATGGACGCTAACAAATATGTACAAAAAGTATTTGATGAATTATTAGAAAGAAATCCAGGTCAAGCTGAATTTCATCAAGCAGTTAAGGAAGTTCTACATTCTTTAGTACCTGTAATGGAGAAGCATCCAGAATATATTGAAAATGGTATTTTAGAAAGAATAGTTGAGCCAGAAAGACAAATAATGTTCAGAGTGCCTTGGGTTGATGATAATGGTAAGGTAAGAGTAAATAGAGGATTTAGAGTGCAATTTAATAGTGCTATAGGACCTTATAAAGGTGGATTAAGATTTCACCCAAGTGTAAACCTAAGTATAATAAAATTCTTAGGATTTGAACAAATTTTTAAGAACTCTCTTACAGGTCTTCCAATAGGTGGAGGTAAAGGTGGTTCTGATTTTGATCCAAAGGGAAAAAGTGATATGGAAATCATGAGATTTTGCCAAAGCTTTATAACTGAACTTTATAAATACATAGGACAAGATACAGATGTTCCAGCTGGTGATATTGGAGTAGGTGGAAGAGAAGTTGGATATATGTATGGTCAATATAAGAGAATTAGAAGCATGTATGAAGCAGGAGTTTTAACTGGTAAGGGATTAACTTTTGGAGGAAGTCTTGCTAGAACAGAAGCTACAGGTTATGGACTTGTATATTTCGTAAATGAAATGTTACAAGATAAAGGTATGAATTTTGAAGGTAAAAAAGTTGTAGTATCTGGTTCTGGTAATGTTGCAACTTATGCAATTCAAAAGGTACAAATGTTAGGTGGAACAGTAGTTGCATGTAGTGACTCTAATGGATATATATATGATAAAAATGGTATTAATTTAGATACATTAAAGCAAATAAAAGAAGTAGAAAGAAAGAGAGTAAAAGAATACATCAAATATCATCCAGAAGCTGAATATCATGAAGGAAAAGGAATTTGGAATATACCTTGTGATATAGCTCTTCCATGCGCAACTCAAAATGAGTTAAATGAAGAAGATGCTAAAGTATTAGTTAAGAATGGAGTAATAGCAGTAGGAGAAGGTGCAAATATGCCATCAACTTTAGAAGCTATTTCTGTATTCTTAGAAAATGGAATATTATTTGCACCTGCAAAGGCAGCTAATGCTGGTGGAGTTGCTGTTTCAGCACTTGAAATGTCTCAAAATAGCATGAGATATTCTTGGTCATTTGAAGAAGTTGATGAAAAGTTACATAACATAATGAAAAATATATACAAAAATGCCATAGAATGTGCAGATAAGTATGGTCATAAAGACAATTTAGTAGTAGGAGCTAATATAGCAGGATTTATAAAAGTTGCTGAAGCAATGCTTGCTCAAGGAATAGTATAATAAAAATAAAACGGTATTATGGAGATTTCATAATACCGTTTTATTTTTATATTTTTAAATTAAAACTATTAGAAAATCAAATAATATATGGTATAATTAATTATCATATAAAGCACATTTAGGAGTTGATAAATATGACAGAAGTAGGATACATAACTTCTGTAAATGGTAAATATGCTTCAGTGAATTTTAAGAGAAAATCCGGATGTGGAGATAATTGTGCTACTTGTAAAGCAGCATGTAAGGCATCCGCTATAACCACTGACATAGAAAATACTGTAGGCGGAAAAGTTGGAGATAAAGTAAAGGTGGAAATGGAACAGAAGACCTTTGATAGAATGGTATTTTTAGTTTATATTTTTCCACTTATTATGATGATATGTGGTATTGGAATAGGTACTGTTATATTTTCTTCAGCAGGATATAAGAATTACGAAATGTTAAGCTTTTTATTAGGAATAGTTGCACTTGCTATATCATATGTTATTCTACATTACTTCAATAAGAAAAATGCTAAAAAAAATAATTATTCTTTAAAAATTATAGAAGTAATTGAGGAAAAACCTAATAAATAACAAGTGAATAGAAATATAATAATAATTTTTATATATTTCTTAGTAAGATTATAAAACTGCTTAAAAAGCAGTTTTGTTTTTATGTTGATATACATACTAAAAAATCTAGAAAAGGGGAAGTAAAATGCTAGAATTAAAGAACTTATCATTAGAAGTTGAGCAAAATGATAAAAAAGTTAGTATTTTGGATAATATAAATTTAACATTACAGGATAATAAAATTTATGTTATTACAGGACCTAATGGGGGAGGTAAATCATCTCTATGCAAGATGATGATGGGGATATATAAATCTACTTCAGGTAATATAATTTTAGATGGAGAAGATATTACAAATTTTGATATAACGGAAAGAGCTCAAAGAAAGATTGGATATGCATTTCAACAACCACCACATTTCAAAGGTATGACAGTAAGAGGGCTTTTAAATCTTGCAGGAAGAGAAAGTAAAGACAAAGTTGACGTACATGAATTATTAGCGGATGTTGGACTTTGTGCTAAAGATTATATAGATAGAGAAATTAATTCAAGTCTCTCTGGTGGAGAACTTAAAAGAATTGAAATAGCATCAGTACTTGCTAGAGATTTAAAATTAGCAATTTTTGATGAACCAGAAGCTGGTATAGATTTATGGAGTTTTCAAAGACTTGTTGAAACTTTTACTACTATGCATAACAATAGAAACACTACAATAGTAATAATTTCTCACCAAGAAAGAATAATCAATTTAGCGGATGAAGTTATTGTTTTAGCTAATGGTAAGATACAAAAGACCACAAGTAAAGAAGATATTATAAGTGAAATAAAAGCTCAAGCGGCTTGTGATTATTGTGAAACCTGTGAAACAAGGAGGTAAGGAGCATGCAAGAATCAATACAAGAAAAAATATTAAATAAAATAGATGACACTGCTGATTTATATAAAGGGGCTCATAATATCAGAAGCAATGGTGAGTCTGTAAGTAGAAATACTACAAGAAATATAACTGTAAAGAGCAAAGAAGATAAATCAGGATTAGATGTAATTGTAAATGATAATACTAAGAATGAAAGCGTTCACGTACCGGTTATAGTTTCTAATGTAAATGCTAAAGACAAAGTATATAATACTTTTAAAGTAGGGGAAAATTGTGAAATAAATATAGTTGCTGGATGCGGAATTCACAACTGTACAGCTCAAAAAACAGAACATGAGGGAATTCATGATATATATATAGGAAAAGGTTCTCATGTTAAATATATTGAAAAACACTATGCTGAAAGTGATGGAAAATCTCAAAAAATATTTAATACTAAAACTATAGTTGAAGTTCATGAAGATGCTACATTTGAAATGGATGTAGTTCAAATAAAAGGTGTAGATAATAGTAAAAAAGAATTAAACATAAAATTACACAAAAATGCACATTTAATTATAACAGAGAGAATGTTTACTGATGAAGAACAAGTAGCTGATTCAAAAGTTAATATAGAACTTGTTGGAGAAGATTCTTCAGCTCAAATAGTATCTCGTTCTGTTGCAAAAGACAGTTCAAGACAAACATTCTATTTTATGATGAAAGGTGATAATAAGTCTAGAGGACACATTGAATGTGATTCCATAATAA
This region includes:
- a CDS encoding SufB/SufD family protein: MQESIQEKILNKIDDTADLYKGAHNIRSNGESVSRNTTRNITVKSKEDKSGLDVIVNDNTKNESVHVPVIVSNVNAKDKVYNTFKVGENCEINIVAGCGIHNCTAQKTEHEGIHDIYIGKGSHVKYIEKHYAESDGKSQKIFNTKTIVEVHEDATFEMDVVQIKGVDNSKKELNIKLHKNAHLIITERMFTDEEQVADSKVNIELVGEDSSAQIVSRSVAKDSSRQTFYFMMKGDNKSRGHIECDSIIMDKARVTSIPALDANCEDAELIHEAAIGKIASEQLMKLMSLGLTEKEAEDTILKGFLK
- a CDS encoding ABC transporter ATP-binding protein, which encodes MLELKNLSLEVEQNDKKVSILDNINLTLQDNKIYVITGPNGGGKSSLCKMMMGIYKSTSGNIILDGEDITNFDITERAQRKIGYAFQQPPHFKGMTVRGLLNLAGRESKDKVDVHELLADVGLCAKDYIDREINSSLSGGELKRIEIASVLARDLKLAIFDEPEAGIDLWSFQRLVETFTTMHNNRNTTIVIISHQERIINLADEVIVLANGKIQKTTSKEDIISEIKAQAACDYCETCETRR
- a CDS encoding SoxR reducing system RseC family protein: MTEVGYITSVNGKYASVNFKRKSGCGDNCATCKAACKASAITTDIENTVGGKVGDKVKVEMEQKTFDRMVFLVYIFPLIMMICGIGIGTVIFSSAGYKNYEMLSFLLGIVALAISYVILHYFNKKNAKKNNYSLKIIEVIEEKPNK
- a CDS encoding SPFH domain-containing protein, encoding MFEMYGVWIIIPAIILIIVLSALVSSIKIVNTGYLYVVERFGQYHKTLEPGWHFIIPFVDYVRRKVSTKQQILDIQPQNVITKDNVKISIDNVIFYKILNAKDAVYNIEDYKAGIIYSTITNMRNIVGEMSLDEVLSGRDRINSKLLEIIDDITDAYGIKILSVEIKNIIPPGEIQSAMEKQMRAERDKRAAILQAEGLKQSEIARAEGEKQSKILQAEAEKEANIRHAEGLRESQLLEAEGKAKAIEIVAKAEADAIDKVNKAIIASGTNEVVIALKQVEALKEMANNPANKLILPNETLSSLGSIAAIGELLNKQNK
- a CDS encoding ketoacyl-ACP synthase III codes for the protein MFTNVHMVGVGSYHPKKVVENNHFIEHFKEFNLHNKAETLMNKLGRKKLTLAKHNENGITMSISAAKDALKKANLSVEDIDMIISASDTPEYLTPCCALIIRNKLGAKNAKTVFDVNCDCIGMLHAIDIASKFLKTDKNYKRALVVGSLLISPFAREDDIIVYSTIGDGSAAMILEVREEQEKRGFLGSIAFTDDSYNETIRFPACGLSNIINENINEYERKMSWKPFSVDFLSENWTKLIKDLLKEHDLKPENVEHYFMSQFSKEEVINTMNNLNVKQDRAIFIADKYGYTGPTSPVMALDDKLQEKSFIKGDLCVFCSVAGGYSMSALLYRW
- a CDS encoding methyl-accepting chemotaxis protein; its protein translation is MESEKTIVEMYQSKTLKFVIAIYCISILCAIVIFFTAKSMNAYDTMTWSSVFKFSIVAILEIIILITSYKRVLVNNKIIKSNFKTMKGIILVLTYINYLCMNFMIPTKEFQLSVFYFIIIGSLFLDINMTLISIGLSIVCQIVLFIGKPDILPNKEQLIPELTMRIISIGLSTAGIFMITYFASNLLNGVEKNEIKLIEKNNKIEKMFISIKEFVNILNSSGQALSEIVEEESVSIQEVLNSCEEMEEDSEKILKDANNNKQVLSVLMKNSEIVSNKIEDTETSAKELVNVSSENQESLNEILKITSDIKEGILETLNATKLLQIKSEEMDKILVIISNISKQTSLLSLNASIEAARAGEAGKGFAVVAEEVRKLSESTNDSLNNISNITKEFKERIIEVEDLMKKNNEKMINGDNILVQIVNNLKSIMNKLNNSGKNISGVNEFMNDFLEQTEIIANSNEEIFKSIDSLVEKFKVVKEAVEHNTSSSEEISSNVDELRNLSNNMMKIVN
- the gdhA gene encoding NADP-specific glutamate dehydrogenase; the encoded protein is MDANKYVQKVFDELLERNPGQAEFHQAVKEVLHSLVPVMEKHPEYIENGILERIVEPERQIMFRVPWVDDNGKVRVNRGFRVQFNSAIGPYKGGLRFHPSVNLSIIKFLGFEQIFKNSLTGLPIGGGKGGSDFDPKGKSDMEIMRFCQSFITELYKYIGQDTDVPAGDIGVGGREVGYMYGQYKRIRSMYEAGVLTGKGLTFGGSLARTEATGYGLVYFVNEMLQDKGMNFEGKKVVVSGSGNVATYAIQKVQMLGGTVVACSDSNGYIYDKNGINLDTLKQIKEVERKRVKEYIKYHPEAEYHEGKGIWNIPCDIALPCATQNELNEEDAKVLVKNGVIAVGEGANMPSTLEAISVFLENGILFAPAKAANAGGVAVSALEMSQNSMRYSWSFEEVDEKLHNIMKNIYKNAIECADKYGHKDNLVVGANIAGFIKVAEAMLAQGIV